A single Flavobacteriales bacterium DNA region contains:
- a CDS encoding TAT-variant-translocated molybdopterin oxidoreductase, whose amino-acid sequence MSKTKIYWKGLDELHNTPEFQERAANEFAPETTAEHLLESEDLDEGKTKRRDFLKFLGFSVGAATLAACETPVTKSIPYLNKPEEITPGVPNYYASTFYDGTDYASILVKTREGRPIKVVGNKQSTLTGGALNSRVNSSVLSLYDSARVGGPLKGGEASDWATVDAEIGAALAKLGEAGGSIVILTETIISPSTKKAVAAFAAKYGAGVKHVTYDAISASGALEANLACFGVKALPAYDFAKAEVVVSFGADFLAGFPNGPANAVGYGKMRDPKGGKMSRHYQFETNMSLTGSNADVRVALKPSESATAVISLYNKVASAMDGNIVSGGTSEYDATIAKAAKELVDAKGKGIVVSNSNDAGVQTLVNAINNLLGNYGSTLDIANPLYLKGGVDSEMDQLVADMNAGKVGALLIHGVNPSYSYKKADAFNAGLAKVGLTVSFADRVDETAAGVTYLTPDNHYLESWNDSEPKAGSYSLTQPTIQPLFKTRQFQESLLKWAGNDADYYSFIKSNWSGIHTASSNASLLFSDFFNTALFNGVFESGVKGETPAFAGDVSAAAASIKKVPAGAFELELYVKAGLGDGSQANNPWLQELPDPISRVCWDNYITMSPAQMSEMGLSRLERGDFMANVAEVTANGVTVKLPVYPAPGQKHGTIGIAVGYGRTAAGKCGDGVGANAFPLSAGSFSVGDVTVTATGETYEIAQLQSQNTLMGRSAIVKETTLEEYKHDPKSGNPDAKLFVASAGSAAHGGDAHGDAHGAEGHGHEEAAHAEESHANPFLPPSQVNLWNDQPIANGHRWGMTIDLNKCIGCGACVTACGSENNVPVVGKTEVRRGRDMHWLRIDRYYSSDMTEEVAEEEGVSPIDKFRQMEAAADQPTVAYQPIMCQHCNHAPCETVCPVAATTHSNEGLNMMTYNRCIGTRYCANNCPYKVRRFNWFQYHNGSQDFSTNPANDDLGRMVLNPDVVVRDRGVMEKCSFCVQGIQAAKLKAKKAGRKIADEEVQSACAEACPTNAIVFGDLNDKGSWVAGISKDERSYHLLEEVGVQPNVFYMTKVRNVEVNEA is encoded by the coding sequence ATGAGCAAAACCAAAATATACTGGAAAGGGCTGGACGAGCTTCACAACACACCTGAGTTTCAGGAGCGTGCTGCGAATGAATTTGCGCCCGAAACAACCGCTGAACATCTATTGGAAAGCGAGGATTTGGATGAAGGAAAGACCAAGCGTAGAGACTTCTTGAAGTTTCTAGGTTTCAGTGTTGGCGCTGCCACACTGGCTGCTTGCGAAACTCCGGTAACCAAGTCTATTCCTTATTTGAACAAACCTGAGGAGATCACTCCTGGAGTTCCGAACTACTATGCGTCTACGTTCTATGATGGAACAGATTACGCTAGTATTCTTGTGAAGACCAGAGAAGGTCGTCCGATCAAGGTTGTGGGAAACAAGCAATCGACCCTAACGGGAGGAGCCTTGAATTCTCGCGTGAACTCTTCGGTGCTTTCATTGTATGATTCGGCCCGCGTTGGTGGACCGTTGAAGGGTGGAGAAGCATCTGATTGGGCAACTGTGGATGCTGAGATAGGCGCTGCATTGGCTAAATTGGGCGAGGCCGGAGGTTCTATTGTCATTCTTACAGAGACCATCATCAGCCCATCGACCAAAAAGGCGGTGGCTGCATTTGCTGCTAAGTACGGAGCAGGCGTTAAGCATGTAACCTACGATGCCATTTCTGCATCGGGTGCGTTGGAGGCTAACCTTGCCTGTTTTGGTGTAAAAGCATTGCCTGCTTACGACTTTGCGAAAGCTGAAGTTGTGGTAAGCTTCGGTGCCGATTTCTTGGCCGGATTCCCTAACGGACCTGCCAATGCAGTTGGATACGGTAAGATGCGCGATCCGAAAGGCGGAAAGATGTCGCGTCATTACCAGTTCGAGACAAACATGTCTTTGACAGGTAGTAATGCAGACGTACGTGTGGCGTTGAAGCCATCTGAAAGTGCAACTGCTGTTATCAGTCTTTATAATAAGGTTGCCTCTGCAATGGATGGAAACATCGTAAGCGGAGGAACATCTGAATATGATGCTACGATTGCTAAAGCAGCCAAGGAATTGGTTGATGCAAAAGGAAAAGGCATCGTGGTTTCGAATTCGAACGATGCAGGTGTTCAAACCCTTGTAAATGCCATCAATAACCTGTTGGGCAACTACGGCTCTACATTGGATATTGCCAACCCACTTTATTTGAAAGGTGGTGTTGATTCAGAAATGGATCAATTGGTTGCTGATATGAATGCCGGTAAGGTAGGCGCATTGCTTATCCACGGTGTGAATCCAAGCTACTCTTACAAGAAGGCTGATGCTTTCAATGCAGGATTGGCCAAGGTTGGTTTGACCGTATCATTTGCTGATAGAGTGGACGAAACTGCTGCTGGTGTTACTTACCTGACCCCAGACAACCATTACTTGGAAAGCTGGAACGATTCTGAGCCAAAGGCAGGAAGCTACAGCTTGACGCAACCTACTATTCAGCCGTTGTTCAAAACACGACAATTCCAAGAGTCGTTGTTGAAATGGGCAGGAAACGATGCTGATTATTACTCATTCATCAAATCAAATTGGTCTGGTATTCATACTGCCAGTTCGAATGCAAGTCTTCTATTCAGCGACTTCTTCAATACAGCCCTTTTCAATGGTGTATTTGAATCTGGCGTAAAAGGAGAAACTCCTGCATTTGCTGGAGACGTTTCTGCGGCTGCTGCTTCTATTAAGAAAGTACCAGCAGGAGCATTTGAGTTGGAACTGTATGTGAAAGCAGGTCTGGGAGATGGTTCGCAAGCGAACAACCCATGGTTGCAAGAGCTTCCAGATCCAATTTCTCGTGTTTGTTGGGATAACTACATTACCATGTCTCCAGCTCAAATGAGCGAAATGGGACTAAGCCGTTTGGAGCGTGGTGATTTCATGGCCAATGTGGCTGAGGTAACTGCGAATGGCGTTACGGTTAAACTTCCTGTTTATCCAGCACCTGGACAGAAACACGGAACAATCGGTATTGCTGTTGGATACGGAAGAACTGCTGCTGGAAAATGCGGTGATGGTGTTGGTGCCAATGCATTCCCACTGTCTGCTGGTTCATTCAGCGTAGGTGACGTAACTGTTACTGCCACAGGCGAAACATACGAGATTGCTCAACTTCAATCTCAGAACACCTTGATGGGTCGGTCTGCTATTGTTAAGGAGACCACGTTAGAAGAATACAAACACGATCCTAAGTCAGGAAACCCAGATGCTAAGCTTTTTGTAGCCAGTGCTGGAAGTGCTGCTCATGGAGGCGATGCACATGGCGATGCTCATGGTGCTGAAGGACACGGACATGAAGAAGCTGCTCACGCAGAAGAATCGCATGCAAATCCGTTCTTGCCACCAAGTCAAGTGAATCTTTGGAACGATCAGCCAATTGCTAACGGACACCGTTGGGGTATGACGATCGATCTTAACAAGTGTATCGGTTGCGGTGCATGCGTTACCGCTTGCGGATCGGAGAATAACGTTCCTGTAGTAGGAAAAACAGAAGTAAGAAGAGGACGCGATATGCACTGGTTGCGTATTGACCGTTACTATTCTTCTGATATGACGGAAGAAGTAGCTGAGGAAGAAGGTGTAAGCCCTATTGACAAGTTCCGTCAAATGGAAGCTGCTGCCGATCAACCAACGGTTGCTTACCAACCTATCATGTGTCAGCATTGTAATCATGCTCCATGCGAAACAGTTTGCCCAGTGGCAGCTACCACGCATAGCAACGAAGGTCTGAACATGATGACCTACAACCGTTGCATCGGAACACGTTACTGCGCTAACAACTGCCCTTACAAGGTCAGAAGATTCAATTGGTTCCAATATCACAACGGAAGCCAGGATTTCAGTACGAACCCTGCAAACGATGATCTAGGACGAATGGTCTTGAACCCAGATGTTGTGGTTAGAGATCGAGGAGTTATGGAGAAATGTAGCTTCTGTGTTCAAGGAATTCAAGCAGCGAAACTGAAGGCTAAGAAAGCTGGAAGAAAAATAGCTGACGAAGAAGTACAAAGTGCCTGTGCTGAAGCTTGTCCAACAAACGCCATTGTGTTCGGAGATTTGAACGACAAAGGAAGTTGGGTAGCAGGAATCTCTAAGGATGAAAGAAGTTATCACCTATTGGAAGAAGTTGGTGTTCAGCCAAACGTATTCTACATGACTAAGGTGAGAAACGTAGAAGTTAACGAAGCTTAA
- a CDS encoding c-type cytochrome, giving the protein MRLASFLFSSLILLSSLGVFAQDGEKLFKQNCATCHLPTDKPVVGPGLKGITDRAPSEDWIVKWVKSPAAMIASGDAYANSVKDFSPTMMTDFGYLSDDEIKAIIGYVVDYKEPVVEGPTGSTGPETGGGGGSGTLDEGMLRNVLIGVAGLLLVLIMILSSVRKSLTLLVSNKEGVEAPIERGTWGSITHWLNTHRGWTGVFFLVLTLAFLRWGTIYLMDNVGIYQGYKPEQPIAFSHKIHAGQNGINCVYCHTSAEKGKTAGIPSLNVCMNCHTYVDKGPTGTTEIAKIYAALDFDPVTKTYGDNPTPVKWVRVHNLPDLAYFNHSQHVVVGKIECQQCHGEVQEMGVAEQFSPLTMGWCVNCHRETQVQVADNGYYEDMHERMPGWHDGNPVTVEKIGGLECAKCHY; this is encoded by the coding sequence ATGAGACTCGCTTCATTCCTATTTTCTTCGCTCATTCTTCTGTCCTCATTGGGTGTCTTTGCCCAGGATGGAGAAAAGCTTTTCAAACAGAATTGTGCTACGTGCCACCTTCCAACGGATAAGCCCGTTGTTGGTCCTGGACTGAAGGGCATTACAGATAGAGCACCGTCTGAAGATTGGATCGTTAAGTGGGTGAAGAGTCCAGCAGCGATGATCGCCAGTGGCGATGCGTATGCTAATTCTGTAAAGGATTTCTCTCCGACCATGATGACCGATTTCGGTTATCTGAGTGATGACGAGATCAAAGCCATTATCGGTTATGTGGTTGATTATAAAGAGCCTGTTGTTGAAGGTCCAACTGGATCTACGGGCCCAGAAACTGGTGGCGGTGGTGGTAGTGGTACATTGGATGAAGGCATGCTTCGCAATGTGCTTATCGGTGTTGCCGGTCTGTTGTTGGTGTTGATCATGATCTTGAGCAGCGTTCGCAAATCACTGACACTACTTGTAAGTAATAAAGAAGGTGTTGAGGCACCGATTGAGCGTGGCACTTGGGGCAGCATCACACATTGGTTGAACACTCACCGTGGTTGGACAGGTGTATTCTTCTTGGTATTGACCTTGGCATTCCTTCGCTGGGGAACTATTTATCTGATGGATAACGTAGGTATCTACCAAGGATACAAACCAGAGCAGCCGATCGCTTTCTCACATAAGATCCATGCTGGACAGAACGGTATCAATTGCGTTTACTGCCACACCAGTGCAGAGAAAGGAAAGACTGCTGGTATTCCATCATTGAACGTGTGTATGAATTGCCATACATATGTTGATAAAGGACCAACTGGAACTACTGAGATCGCGAAGATCTATGCTGCCTTGGATTTCGACCCAGTAACCAAGACCTACGGAGATAACCCTACTCCAGTAAAATGGGTACGTGTACACAACCTACCTGATCTGGCTTACTTCAATCACTCACAACACGTGGTGGTAGGTAAGATCGAGTGTCAGCAATGTCATGGTGAAGTTCAAGAGATGGGCGTTGCAGAGCAATTCTCTCCATTGACCATGGGATGGTGTGTCAACTGTCACCGCGAAACGCAGGTGCAAGTTGCCGACAACGGATATTACGAAGACATGCACGAAAGAATGCCCGGATGGCACGATGGTAACCCGGTTACTGTTGAGAAGATCGGTGGTCTGGAGTGTGCGAAGTGTCATTATTAA
- a CDS encoding SPOR domain-containing protein, with the protein MFSIPKFPYIFLAFMALSLNSLAQRSFHDLVSPTVVIDRDVRLDSLVMRHTRVNKLSDGFEGYRVQLFSGSGTEARQQANNLRAEFMNQNPDIPAYLIYQAPNFKVRVGDFRTELEAIHLQREISYQYPGGFVARDLIKFPKLTIEKEREANEDLDTNLEEGLPDR; encoded by the coding sequence ATGTTTTCCATTCCGAAATTCCCATACATCTTTCTTGCCTTCATGGCCTTGTCGCTGAACAGTTTAGCGCAGCGTTCCTTCCATGATCTGGTCAGTCCAACAGTCGTTATTGATAGAGATGTAAGGCTCGATTCCTTGGTGATGCGCCACACGCGTGTGAATAAACTGAGTGATGGCTTTGAAGGCTACCGTGTGCAACTCTTCTCTGGTTCGGGCACCGAAGCGCGCCAACAGGCCAACAATCTCAGGGCCGAATTCATGAATCAGAACCCGGATATTCCTGCTTACCTCATCTATCAGGCGCCTAACTTCAAGGTACGCGTGGGCGATTTCCGCACCGAACTGGAAGCCATTCATCTCCAACGCGAGATATCGTACCAATATCCAGGTGGCTTTGTGGCCCGAGACCTCATCAAGTTCCCAAAACTCACCATTGAGAAGGAACGAGAGGCCAACGAAGACCTCGACACCAACTTAGAAGAGGGATTACCAGATCGCTGA
- a CDS encoding endonuclease domain-containing protein codes for MKTSRGPNNVLVALVRQPSDWHFIQKGGFYRIPVKSAPAMVKDGSIEYLAFYFPKPFKEHAYKVEWYGKVNHLRIVSRKEAVPSQPNHPKADAQYYIIGIEKCIQLEEPFESIRPRRLLFIPTTQQKFFYPLIREINFLFNESPLENLLSDCLVVKKIPSQRQYFLEIKGKKMKLDFAIFCANKNIAIECDGDQWHNQKPNIESDKERDSLLAGAGWVPLRFTYDMITKTLPEVMDRITTTINHYGGVKANEADAPRYLPTDKGGQSRLFN; via the coding sequence GTGAAAACGAGTCGTGGACCCAATAATGTTCTGGTAGCCTTGGTGCGGCAACCTTCTGATTGGCACTTCATACAGAAAGGAGGCTTTTATCGTATTCCCGTTAAAAGCGCTCCCGCCATGGTCAAAGATGGAAGCATTGAATACCTCGCCTTCTATTTCCCAAAGCCATTCAAAGAGCATGCGTATAAGGTCGAATGGTACGGCAAGGTAAACCATTTGCGAATCGTAAGCCGAAAGGAAGCTGTTCCTTCACAGCCTAACCATCCTAAAGCTGATGCTCAGTACTATATTATCGGCATCGAAAAGTGCATCCAACTCGAGGAGCCCTTTGAAAGCATTCGTCCCCGAAGGCTGCTATTCATACCCACCACCCAACAGAAATTCTTTTATCCACTGATTAGAGAAATCAATTTCCTCTTCAACGAAAGCCCATTAGAAAACCTCCTGTCCGATTGTCTTGTGGTCAAGAAGATTCCTTCCCAACGGCAGTATTTCTTAGAGATCAAAGGCAAGAAGATGAAACTCGATTTCGCCATCTTCTGCGCCAATAAGAACATTGCCATTGAATGCGATGGCGACCAATGGCACAACCAAAAACCGAACATCGAAAGCGACAAAGAGAGAGACAGTCTGCTTGCTGGTGCGGGTTGGGTCCCGCTCCGATTCACCTATGATATGATTACCAAAACCCTACCCGAAGTGATGGATAGGATCACCACCACCATCAATCATTACGGTGGGGTGAAAGCCAACGAAGCTGATGCGCCTCGCTATCTGCCAACGGATAAAGGCGGGCAGAGTCGGTTGTTTAATTAG
- a CDS encoding HNH endonuclease — protein sequence MPNIFPVPFALANEVVKRQRLDNRRLVELPLDGGNNLFYLGSPDRFLGLFDNDVRTRLQELQQLCLERRNNPPNNRTLQRGEGIRTVHLIRKSELESLIPFVDSYLSGYGDQYHNPRFDRDRVSNALNDVDGQDLAFYSDLTFIRDTTQVKPYFKWFNYPESEEFFKLTQEFFIPHLSFLNFEIINASLDSVTVRWHLSYAEFVINCSDNIDAVVTNSLRTIPVSDEERETIKEAIVKVRIGQSQFRQTLLDKPDRSCLFTGVSEEALLVASHIKPWSVAESRERLDTNNGVLLTPTFDKLFDRFLLSVDEDGNVVWSQNRLNSETVNKLLRGIEEPNHLKFNITEDNRSYFDYHRQRFAHLENSLMT from the coding sequence ATGCCCAATATTTTTCCGGTACCGTTTGCGTTGGCCAACGAAGTTGTGAAGCGTCAAAGACTAGACAACCGTAGATTAGTTGAATTGCCACTGGATGGTGGAAATAATTTGTTCTATCTCGGTAGTCCAGATAGATTTTTGGGTCTATTCGACAATGATGTAAGAACTAGATTGCAAGAATTGCAGCAATTATGTTTGGAACGAAGAAACAATCCTCCTAATAACCGCACACTACAAAGGGGAGAGGGTATCAGAACTGTGCATTTGATTAGAAAATCAGAGTTGGAGTCTCTCATACCGTTTGTTGATTCTTACTTAAGTGGATACGGGGACCAATATCACAATCCTCGGTTCGACCGTGATCGAGTGTCCAATGCTTTGAATGATGTAGACGGACAAGATTTAGCATTTTACTCAGATCTCACATTTATCAGAGATACAACTCAAGTCAAACCTTACTTTAAATGGTTCAACTATCCGGAATCTGAGGAATTTTTCAAATTGACACAGGAATTTTTCATTCCGCATCTATCCTTCCTAAATTTTGAAATTATCAATGCAAGTCTTGATTCCGTTACGGTGCGATGGCACCTATCCTACGCTGAATTTGTTATTAACTGTTCAGACAATATTGACGCTGTAGTAACCAATTCACTTAGGACGATTCCGGTTTCAGACGAAGAAAGGGAGACGATTAAGGAAGCGATTGTTAAGGTCAGGATTGGCCAATCGCAATTTCGACAAACGCTGCTTGATAAACCTGACAGATCATGCTTGTTTACTGGGGTTTCTGAGGAAGCATTGTTGGTGGCAAGCCATATCAAGCCATGGTCTGTTGCCGAGAGCAGGGAGCGGTTAGACACAAACAACGGGGTCTTACTGACTCCAACATTCGATAAACTATTTGACAGGTTTCTTTTATCCGTAGATGAAGACGGGAATGTTGTTTGGTCGCAGAACAGATTAAATTCGGAAACCGTAAATAAGTTATTGAGAGGCATTGAAGAGCCAAATCACCTAAAGTTTAATATTACTGAAGATAATCGATCCTACTTCGATTATCATAGGCAAAGGTTTGCGCACTTGGAAAATTCATTGATGACCTAA
- the dcm gene encoding DNA (cytosine-5-)-methyltransferase, producing MGYTKEAITEEAKEQLELYASVKDWRELEFSNPDKTIRIGTLFSGIGAVEHAFERVKLKTEIAFACDNDKFVKESYFANYEIDEKDWYDDVTTFDASKYKGKIDIVVGGSPCQAFSMVGKRMGLEDVRGTLFYDFARIVNETQPNVFIYENVKGLLNHDGGQTWQVVQDVFHELGYNTYWKVLNSKDFGVPQHRERIFVIGFKDPSVQFEFPKKILLERVMQDFLEDFTESKYYLKEKGVKFVTSSKNRTKRYTQINGDVALCQKANQQFNWHGDFVFEPATQRRFDEFLFAVDDVEEKYYLSEKVRKYVLAGGTKNFKTSTKTDLEVARPLLQSMHKMHRAGVDNYVTHGGRIRKLTPRECLRLMGFDDSFNIAVSDTQMYRQAGNSIVVDVLIALLKQMDITKYSR from the coding sequence ATGGGCTACACAAAGGAGGCGATTACAGAAGAAGCGAAGGAGCAACTTGAGCTTTACGCTTCAGTAAAGGACTGGAGGGAATTAGAGTTTTCAAACCCAGATAAAACAATCCGAATCGGAACGTTATTCAGTGGGATTGGAGCGGTTGAACATGCTTTTGAGAGGGTCAAGTTGAAAACTGAAATTGCGTTTGCCTGTGATAACGACAAGTTCGTTAAGGAAAGTTATTTCGCTAATTACGAAATTGACGAAAAGGATTGGTACGATGATGTCACAACCTTTGATGCGTCCAAATACAAAGGGAAAATCGACATAGTTGTTGGGGGTAGTCCTTGTCAGGCATTTTCCATGGTTGGTAAACGAATGGGACTCGAAGATGTCAGAGGAACCCTTTTTTATGACTTCGCTCGAATAGTCAATGAAACTCAGCCGAATGTATTTATCTATGAAAATGTCAAAGGCTTACTCAATCATGACGGTGGCCAAACTTGGCAAGTAGTTCAAGATGTGTTTCACGAATTAGGGTACAATACTTATTGGAAAGTGCTGAACAGTAAGGATTTTGGAGTGCCACAGCATCGCGAACGGATCTTCGTCATTGGATTTAAAGACCCATCTGTCCAATTTGAATTTCCGAAGAAAATATTGCTTGAAAGAGTAATGCAAGATTTTCTAGAGGATTTCACAGAGTCTAAGTACTACCTTAAAGAAAAGGGGGTGAAATTTGTGACCAGCTCAAAGAATAGAACGAAGAGGTATACTCAAATAAATGGAGATGTCGCCTTGTGCCAAAAAGCGAATCAACAGTTCAACTGGCACGGTGATTTCGTATTTGAACCAGCGACCCAAAGACGCTTTGATGAGTTTCTTTTTGCTGTCGATGATGTGGAAGAGAAGTACTACTTATCGGAAAAGGTTAGAAAGTATGTACTTGCCGGAGGAACCAAGAATTTTAAGACCAGTACTAAAACTGATTTGGAGGTTGCTCGTCCGTTACTCCAATCAATGCATAAAATGCATCGAGCTGGAGTTGATAATTATGTGACGCACGGTGGAAGAATTAGAAAGTTGACCCCTAGGGAATGCCTTCGCCTAATGGGTTTTGATGACAGTTTCAACATTGCTGTGAGTGATACGCAGATGTACAGGCAGGCAGGGAACAGTATTGTAGTAGATGTTTTGATTGCGCTTTTAAAACAGATGGATATAACTAAATACAGTAGGTAA